The following proteins come from a genomic window of Geminicoccaceae bacterium SCSIO 64248:
- a CDS encoding ABC transporter substrate-binding protein — MPSRAQAETQLRMFWWGTQERARRTFGVNDLFMERNSGVSITGETLSWGDYWPRLATQTAGRNIADIVQMDYRYIVEYAGRGALMPLDDYLGESLQITDFDAGAIDSCRVDGKLYGVNLGQNSTCSVFTRSLLEQAGVSLPGHETTWDTLGEWSLEVVDAVGRPNFWGVQDGGGVEPAFNVWVRQRGRELYNQDGTIGFTEEDITDWFAYWADLREKGAVPRADVQALDRDAPESSMLALNYAAMIFTNSNQLVAHQALNRNKLGMTMVPSGGEGAKPGQYMKPSQMWSIAAGTQAPDVAVSVVNFFVTDPDAANILGVERGVSPLPRVREAIAPNLDELDRAMLEYIDFIKDKVGPLPPVPPRAAGEIDRLLIRVNQQVGFGQLSPSEAGKQFLAESTGILERS; from the coding sequence GTGCCTTCACGGGCGCAGGCCGAGACCCAGCTGCGCATGTTCTGGTGGGGCACCCAGGAGCGCGCGCGACGCACCTTCGGGGTCAACGACCTTTTCATGGAGCGAAACTCCGGGGTCTCCATCACCGGCGAGACCTTGAGCTGGGGCGACTACTGGCCCCGTCTCGCGACGCAGACGGCGGGCCGCAACATCGCCGACATCGTGCAGATGGACTACCGCTACATCGTCGAGTACGCCGGGCGCGGCGCTCTCATGCCGCTCGACGACTACCTCGGCGAGAGCCTGCAGATCACGGATTTCGATGCCGGCGCGATCGATTCCTGCCGGGTCGACGGCAAGCTCTACGGCGTCAATCTCGGCCAGAACTCGACCTGCAGCGTGTTCACCCGCAGCCTGCTGGAGCAGGCTGGCGTGTCCCTGCCCGGCCACGAGACGACCTGGGACACGCTGGGCGAATGGTCCCTGGAAGTCGTCGATGCCGTCGGCCGTCCGAACTTCTGGGGCGTGCAGGACGGCGGCGGCGTCGAGCCGGCGTTTAACGTCTGGGTCCGCCAGCGCGGCCGCGAGCTCTACAACCAGGACGGCACGATCGGCTTCACCGAGGAGGACATCACCGACTGGTTCGCCTACTGGGCCGACTTGCGCGAGAAAGGCGCCGTGCCGCGCGCCGACGTGCAGGCGCTGGACCGCGACGCGCCGGAAAGCTCGATGCTGGCGTTGAACTACGCCGCGATGATCTTCACCAACTCGAACCAGTTGGTCGCCCATCAGGCGCTGAACCGCAACAAGCTCGGCATGACGATGGTGCCGAGCGGCGGCGAGGGTGCCAAGCCCGGCCAGTACATGAAGCCCTCGCAGATGTGGAGCATCGCGGCGGGCACCCAGGCGCCGGATGTCGCCGTCTCGGTCGTCAACTTCTTCGTCACCGACCCGGATGCGGCCAACATTCTGGGCGTCGAGCGCGGCGTGTCACCGCTGCCGCGCGTCCGCGAGGCGATCGCGCCCAACCTGGACGAGCTCGACCGCGCCATGCTCGAATATATCGACTTCATCAAGGACAAGGTCGGCCCGCTTCCGCCGGTGCCGCCGCGCGCGGCCGGCGAGATCGATCGCCTGCTGATCCGGGTCAACCAGCAGGTCGGGTTCGGCCAGCTGTCGCCCTCCGAGGCGGGCAAGCAGTTCCTTGCCGAATCGACCGGCATCCTCGAGCGCAGCTGA
- a CDS encoding sugar ABC transporter permease, producing MSVALPSEATSRDAADRTARLPSGAAQAYLFLAPWLIGFIGLTVGPTLISLYLSFTNFDLIQSPEWTGWANYVRILTNDSKFVASMQVTFFFVVFSVPLKLAFALAVALILNKGLRGLSIYRALFYLPSLLGASVAIAVLWRQLFAADGLVNQLLFSLFRIQGPSWISSPDYALWTLVVLSIWQFGSPMIIFLAGLRQIPQDLYEAASIDGASRRRQFWRITVPMLTPVIFFNAIVQTIDAFKAFTPAFIISDGIGGPVDATLFYTLYLYQEAFANFRMGYASALAWILVLIIAAFTAFSFLTARYWVHYDD from the coding sequence ATGAGCGTCGCCCTTCCGAGCGAAGCGACCTCGCGGGACGCCGCGGACCGGACGGCGCGGCTGCCGTCCGGCGCGGCGCAGGCCTACCTGTTCCTGGCGCCCTGGCTGATTGGTTTCATCGGCCTGACGGTCGGGCCGACGCTCATTTCGCTCTACCTGTCCTTCACGAACTTCGACCTGATCCAGTCGCCGGAATGGACGGGATGGGCGAACTACGTCCGCATCCTGACCAACGATTCCAAGTTCGTGGCCTCGATGCAGGTCACGTTCTTCTTCGTCGTCTTCTCGGTGCCGTTGAAGCTGGCGTTCGCCCTGGCCGTCGCCCTGATCCTCAACAAGGGGCTGCGCGGCCTGTCGATCTACCGCGCGCTCTTCTACCTCCCCTCCCTGCTGGGAGCCAGCGTCGCGATCGCGGTGCTCTGGCGCCAGCTGTTCGCCGCCGACGGGCTGGTGAACCAGCTTCTGTTCTCGCTGTTCCGGATCCAGGGTCCGAGCTGGATCTCGAGCCCGGACTACGCGCTCTGGACGCTGGTCGTGCTCAGCATCTGGCAGTTCGGCTCGCCCATGATCATCTTCCTGGCCGGCCTGCGCCAGATTCCGCAGGATCTCTATGAGGCTGCGTCGATCGACGGCGCCAGCCGCCGGCGCCAGTTCTGGCGGATCACCGTGCCGATGCTGACGCCGGTGATCTTCTTCAACGCCATCGTCCAGACCATCGACGCCTTCAAGGCGTTCACGCCGGCCTTCATCATCAGCGACGGCATCGGCGGCCCCGTCGACGCGACGCTCTTCTACACGCTCTATCTCTATCAGGAAGCCTTCGCCAATTTCCGCATGGGCTACGCGTCCGCCCTCGCCTGGATCCTCGTCCTGATCATCGCCGCCTTCACGGCCTTCTCCTTTCTGACGGCGCGCTACTGGGTGCATTATGACGACTGA
- a CDS encoding carbohydrate ABC transporter permease produces MTTDSIDRPAAAGRLATARPLLYHVLLCAVSIVMLYPLLWMLASSFKPDDQIFNDSSIWPSSFSLGAYIRGWTGLQVQFGQFFWNSFIVATLSVIGNVLSCSLAAYAFSRLRFPGKNFWFALMLGTMMLPYHVTLIPQYVLFLNLDWVNTFLPLIVPKFLAADAFFIFLMVQFFRGIPRELDEAAMMDGCTPFQIYWKIILPLSVPVLATAAVFSFIWTWDDFFAPLIYLNDMGSYTVQLGLRSFVDSTGKSDWGALFAMSVLTLVPILLFFLLFQRLLIEGIATTGMKR; encoded by the coding sequence ATGACGACTGACAGCATCGACCGGCCGGCGGCCGCGGGACGGCTGGCCACAGCGCGCCCGTTGCTCTATCACGTGCTGCTCTGCGCCGTGTCGATCGTCATGCTCTATCCCCTGCTCTGGATGCTGGCGAGCTCGTTCAAGCCGGACGATCAGATCTTCAACGACTCCTCGATCTGGCCGTCCAGCTTCAGTCTCGGCGCCTATATCCGGGGCTGGACCGGGCTCCAGGTCCAGTTCGGCCAGTTCTTCTGGAACTCGTTCATCGTCGCGACCCTGTCGGTGATCGGCAACGTCCTGTCGTGCTCGCTCGCCGCCTACGCGTTCTCGCGCCTGCGCTTCCCCGGCAAGAACTTCTGGTTCGCGCTGATGCTGGGCACGATGATGCTGCCCTATCACGTGACGCTGATCCCGCAATACGTCCTGTTCCTCAATCTGGACTGGGTGAACACCTTCCTGCCCCTGATCGTGCCGAAGTTCCTGGCCGCCGACGCGTTCTTCATCTTCCTCATGGTCCAGTTCTTCCGCGGCATCCCGCGCGAGCTCGACGAGGCGGCGATGATGGACGGCTGCACCCCGTTCCAGATCTACTGGAAGATCATCCTGCCGCTGTCCGTGCCGGTCCTCGCGACCGCCGCCGTCTTCTCCTTCATCTGGACCTGGGACGACTTCTTCGCTCCGCTGATCTACCTCAACGATATGGGCTCCTACACGGTGCAGCTCGGCTTGCGCAGCTTCGTCGATTCCACCGGCAAGTCCGACTGGGGCGCTCTGTTCGCCATGTCGGTCCTGACCCTGGTGCCGATCCTGCTGTTCTTCCTCCTCTTCCAGCGCCTTCTGATCGAGGGCATCGCCACCACCGGCATGAAGCGCTGA